A portion of the Halodesulfovibrio aestuarii DSM 17919 = ATCC 29578 genome contains these proteins:
- the glpB gene encoding glycerol-3-phosphate dehydrogenase subunit GlpB: MSNLPVTERDLFVVGTGIAGMSAAVYAAKRGLSVSQAGSTGEIVFSSGLFDVMAVHPVAEKKLWENPWEAMAAVSADMPNHPYAHVSREDVEKAYGELFDFLSEFGLEYRMEKDANSKVLTPIGTEKTTWAVPATMWAGVEAFKNNAPALLIDFEGLREFSAKQVATTIGEKWSNLKTMRLEFPDSASMKPILTGIMAQSMELKETREKLYALIKPHLNGVEAVGVPAILGIYTTGEILEEMEKELGVKVFELPTLPASVPGMRLKSLFEGRISTLGVDLKLQHKVFSITPLDDGRYEVTFGVQAPTEKVVAKGVVLATGRFLGGGLYADRHHIVETVMGLPVSQPADREEWHRTDLLDPRGHKVSSAGVEVDSSFRPVDENGKVVHERVYAVGSLLAHQDWMRMKCGTGIAVASSLRAVEAFVAQQ; encoded by the coding sequence ATGAGCAACTTGCCAGTCACTGAACGTGATCTTTTTGTAGTAGGTACCGGTATTGCTGGAATGTCCGCTGCTGTTTACGCAGCAAAGCGCGGACTGTCTGTTTCGCAGGCAGGCAGCACCGGTGAAATCGTGTTTTCCAGCGGCTTATTTGATGTGATGGCCGTTCATCCTGTGGCGGAAAAAAAGCTTTGGGAAAATCCTTGGGAAGCAATGGCGGCAGTTTCTGCTGATATGCCTAATCATCCTTACGCGCATGTGTCCCGTGAAGATGTGGAAAAAGCATATGGCGAACTGTTCGACTTTCTTTCTGAATTCGGTCTTGAGTACCGTATGGAGAAAGACGCTAATAGCAAGGTTCTTACCCCAATCGGCACAGAAAAAACCACATGGGCTGTTCCAGCTACTATGTGGGCAGGTGTAGAAGCTTTCAAAAACAATGCTCCGGCTTTGTTGATTGACTTTGAAGGCCTTCGTGAATTCAGCGCAAAACAGGTTGCCACCACTATTGGTGAGAAGTGGTCTAACCTGAAAACAATGCGTCTTGAGTTCCCGGACTCTGCATCTATGAAGCCTATTCTTACCGGTATCATGGCACAGTCCATGGAACTTAAAGAAACCCGCGAAAAACTGTACGCTCTTATTAAGCCTCACCTTAACGGTGTAGAGGCTGTTGGTGTACCTGCTATTCTGGGTATCTATACTACAGGTGAGATTCTGGAAGAAATGGAAAAAGAGCTTGGCGTAAAAGTTTTCGAACTCCCGACGTTACCGGCTTCGGTTCCGGGTATGCGCTTAAAGAGCCTTTTTGAAGGAAGAATTAGTACCTTAGGTGTTGATTTAAAGTTACAACATAAGGTATTTTCCATAACCCCACTCGACGATGGTCGCTATGAAGTGACCTTCGGTGTACAAGCGCCAACGGAAAAAGTAGTTGCCAAAGGCGTTGTGCTTGCCACCGGTCGTTTCCTCGGCGGCGGACTGTACGCTGACAGACATCACATTGTGGAGACTGTGATGGGGCTGCCAGTATCTCAGCCAGCTGATCGTGAAGAGTGGCATCGTACAGACCTTCTTGATCCTCGCGGACATAAAGTTAGTTCCGCAGGAGTTGAGGTCGATTCTTCATTCCGCCCAGTTGATGAAAACGGAAAAGTTGTACATGAGCGTGTATACGCTGTCGGCTCTCTGTTAGCTCATCAGGATTGGATGCGAATGAAGTGTGGAACTGGCATTGCGGTTGCTAGTTCGCTTCGTGCTGTTGAAGCATTTGTAGCTCAGCAGTAG
- the glpK gene encoding glycerol kinase GlpK: MSKYIGAVDQGTTSSRFIIFDKKGRIVGMDQKEHEQIFPKPGWVEHNPMEIWANTQEVIKGALKKSGISGSDIAAIGITNQRETTVIWDRQTGKPYYNAIVWQCTRTDKICKELMAEGGQDRFREKTGLPIATYFSGPKMKWIMDNVPGVRAAARKGDALIGTMETWIIWNLTGGAKGGAHVTDVSNASRTMLMDLASLEWDKEILEIMDVPEAALPRIVSSSDDDTWGTTEEHGPLGARVPVCGALGDQQAALVGQACFDTGEAKNTYGTGCFMLLNTGTKPIQSKQGLLTTVGYKFGKEETVYCLEGSIAIAGALIQWLRDNLNLINSAPEVEELAKSVEDNGDVYVVPAFQGLFAPYWRSDARGVIAGLTRFANKGHIARACLESVAYQTRDVLEAMNKDSGVDLTTLKVDGGMVMNELLMQFQSDCLCVPVIRPQVTETTCLGAAYAAGLAVGYWSGIEDLRSNWAVDKTWEPQFSKEEREKGYAGWKKAITRTFDWVE; encoded by the coding sequence ATGTCTAAGTACATTGGCGCTGTTGACCAGGGAACTACTAGCTCACGTTTCATTATTTTTGATAAAAAAGGCCGTATTGTCGGCATGGATCAGAAAGAACATGAGCAGATTTTCCCTAAACCAGGCTGGGTAGAGCATAACCCGATGGAAATTTGGGCAAATACTCAGGAAGTTATTAAAGGCGCTTTAAAGAAATCCGGCATTAGCGGTTCTGATATCGCTGCGATTGGTATTACTAACCAGCGTGAAACTACTGTTATCTGGGATCGACAAACTGGTAAGCCATACTACAACGCAATCGTTTGGCAGTGCACCCGTACTGACAAGATTTGCAAAGAATTGATGGCTGAAGGTGGACAGGATCGTTTCCGTGAAAAAACCGGTCTCCCGATTGCTACTTACTTCTCTGGTCCTAAAATGAAATGGATCATGGATAATGTACCGGGCGTGAGAGCTGCTGCACGTAAAGGCGATGCTCTTATCGGCACCATGGAAACCTGGATTATCTGGAACCTTACTGGCGGCGCAAAAGGCGGCGCACATGTAACTGACGTATCCAACGCTTCCCGTACTATGCTTATGGACCTTGCTAGTCTCGAATGGGATAAAGAAATCCTTGAGATCATGGATGTTCCTGAGGCAGCTCTTCCTCGTATCGTATCTTCTTCTGACGATGATACTTGGGGTACTACTGAAGAACATGGTCCTCTCGGCGCACGCGTTCCTGTGTGTGGCGCGTTAGGTGACCAGCAGGCAGCGCTTGTTGGACAGGCTTGCTTTGATACTGGTGAAGCGAAAAATACCTACGGTACTGGTTGCTTTATGCTTCTTAATACCGGCACAAAGCCTATCCAATCCAAACAGGGTCTTCTTACTACCGTTGGCTACAAATTCGGTAAGGAAGAAACCGTGTATTGTCTGGAAGGCTCCATTGCAATCGCAGGTGCTCTTATTCAGTGGCTGCGTGATAACCTTAACCTCATTAATTCAGCACCTGAAGTTGAAGAACTTGCTAAGTCTGTGGAAGACAATGGCGACGTTTATGTTGTCCCTGCATTCCAGGGCTTGTTTGCTCCGTACTGGCGCTCCGACGCTCGCGGCGTAATCGCAGGTCTTACCCGTTTCGCGAACAAAGGTCATATTGCACGTGCTTGTCTTGAGTCTGTTGCATATCAGACCCGTGACGTTCTCGAAGCAATGAACAAAGATTCCGGTGTTGATCTTACTACCCTCAAAGTTGATGGTGGTATGGTAATGAACGAACTGCTTATGCAGTTCCAGTCTGATTGTCTGTGCGTACCTGTTATCCGTCCTCAGGTTACAGAAACAACTTGCCTTGGTGCTGCATACGCTGCAGGCCTTGCAGTAGGTTACTGGTCCGGTATTGAAGACCTTCGCTCTAACTGGGCTGTCGACAAAACATGGGAACCACAATTCAGCAAAGAAGAACGTGAAAAAGGTTATGCTGGTTGGAAGAAAGCGATTACGCGTACTTTTGACTGGGTTGAATAG
- a CDS encoding type 1 glutamine amidotransferase domain-containing protein, with amino-acid sequence MGLLDGKKVLMFVGNLFEDLELMYPKLRLIEEGAAVVLAGVDTNTVYKGYHGYPAKADILLSDVNPDNFDILVIAGGFAPDKLRRNMDVKNITRAMHQQGKTIAFICHAGWIPISAGIVKGYTCTSTRGITDDLENAGAKWVNEPVVVDRNLISSRVPDDLPAFCRAIIQLESNKS; translated from the coding sequence ATGGGCTTATTGGATGGAAAAAAAGTATTAATGTTTGTAGGAAATCTTTTCGAAGACCTTGAGCTCATGTATCCTAAGTTGCGTCTTATAGAAGAAGGCGCAGCAGTGGTTCTTGCTGGGGTAGATACAAACACGGTATACAAGGGGTATCATGGATACCCAGCAAAGGCAGATATTTTACTTTCAGATGTGAATCCAGATAATTTTGATATTCTGGTTATTGCGGGTGGCTTTGCCCCGGATAAATTACGCCGTAATATGGATGTAAAAAATATTACCCGGGCAATGCATCAGCAAGGAAAAACCATTGCGTTTATTTGCCATGCAGGTTGGATTCCAATCTCTGCCGGTATTGTAAAGGGATACACGTGCACCTCTACACGCGGTATTACGGATGACCTTGAAAATGCCGGAGCTAAGTGGGTAAATGAACCTGTTGTTGTGGATCGAAATCTCATCAGCAGTAGAGTACCGGATGATCTTCCAGCTTTTTGCAGAGCGATTATTCAGCTTGAAAGCAATAAGAGTTAG
- a CDS encoding MFS transporter encodes MNFPLKDKNLLLIFGITLFVVMGVSSILPVLPSAGRSLHIPAEKIGLILTSFTLPGIFLTPFAGIIADRYGRKPVLIPALIIFGLAGFSCSLTTNFKTILFLRVLQGIGVAPISLLYGTIVGDLYSGKKRLEVMGYSATVLSLGTAIFPFIGGLLGEIGWQYPFMLPILALPLAALCAIYLDIPNPKSNETVASYLKKTALIVSSKEALILFGMTLCTFTILYGPIITYVPILSDTVFHASPSRIGFLFGISSLFTGAAASQLGRLRKTVSVRTMLCFAAIFFCAAMVTMPIPHTFWLLAIPISFFGMGQGLSFPNLAAKLTGIATIEKRAAVMAVNGTVLRIAQTIGPPLFSIPLLLGGISAVFYTAISIGVAMFVLALNCPSDDQTEN; translated from the coding sequence ATGAACTTCCCCCTTAAAGACAAAAACTTACTCTTAATCTTCGGCATCACCCTCTTTGTTGTTATGGGTGTTTCAAGCATCCTTCCCGTATTACCTAGTGCTGGCCGTTCCTTACACATACCGGCAGAAAAAATTGGATTAATCCTCACAAGTTTCACTCTTCCCGGTATTTTTCTTACACCATTCGCCGGAATTATCGCAGACAGATATGGCAGAAAACCGGTACTCATTCCGGCACTCATTATCTTTGGACTTGCAGGTTTTTCTTGTTCATTAACTACAAACTTCAAGACCATTCTTTTCCTTCGAGTGTTGCAGGGCATAGGGGTGGCGCCGATCAGCCTGCTCTACGGAACCATTGTAGGTGATCTGTACTCCGGGAAAAAACGCCTCGAAGTAATGGGCTACAGCGCTACGGTGCTCAGTCTCGGCACTGCAATTTTTCCTTTCATTGGTGGACTGCTTGGTGAAATCGGCTGGCAATACCCTTTCATGCTCCCAATATTAGCCCTCCCGCTTGCGGCCTTGTGCGCCATATATTTAGATATCCCGAATCCAAAATCAAACGAGACTGTCGCCAGCTATTTAAAAAAGACTGCACTGATTGTTTCTTCAAAAGAAGCGCTAATCCTCTTTGGAATGACGCTTTGCACCTTCACAATCCTCTACGGCCCTATCATCACATATGTACCGATACTTTCGGATACGGTATTTCATGCAAGCCCATCCCGCATCGGTTTCCTGTTCGGAATTTCTTCACTATTCACAGGGGCTGCAGCATCACAGTTGGGACGCTTACGTAAGACTGTATCTGTACGCACTATGTTGTGCTTCGCTGCAATTTTTTTCTGCGCAGCAATGGTAACAATGCCTATTCCTCATACATTCTGGCTCCTAGCCATTCCAATTAGCTTCTTCGGCATGGGACAAGGCTTATCTTTCCCGAACCTCGCTGCAAAGCTTACCGGCATCGCAACTATTGAAAAACGCGCCGCGGTAATGGCTGTAAACGGCACCGTACTCCGAATTGCACAAACCATAGGGCCACCACTATTTTCTATCCCTCTTCTTTTAGGCGGAATATCTGCCGTCTTTTACACAGCAATATCTATTGGGGTAGCAATGTTTGTTCTGGCATTGAACTGTCCTTCAGACGATCAAACAGAAAACTAA
- a CDS encoding 3D domain-containing protein has product MKNCAYLILSLAAMTFIMQHQHEIRQLRQLIETQNQSIHAMQVVLRNNSIQAELALELGRSTRQSLHDSRAKRIVKVTAYSPRSAETDSTPFITAYNTKVRPGIIAVSRDLFAKGWTFGKKVYIKSLGIFTIEDLMAKRKKNQLDVFIPETTKALTFGRRNLEAYLLAPTPVPEETYTQLYHPPHKSVLLATEDICRRTTHPTFTRPN; this is encoded by the coding sequence ATGAAAAACTGTGCATACTTAATCCTTTCGCTCGCTGCTATGACATTCATCATGCAGCACCAGCATGAGATTCGCCAGCTTAGGCAATTGATTGAAACTCAGAATCAATCAATTCATGCCATGCAAGTTGTGCTGCGCAACAACTCCATTCAGGCAGAGCTTGCCCTTGAGCTCGGGCGTAGTACACGCCAGTCATTACATGACTCACGCGCCAAACGAATTGTGAAAGTAACTGCATACAGCCCTCGCAGCGCAGAGACTGATTCCACTCCGTTCATTACTGCGTACAACACCAAAGTTCGTCCAGGCATCATCGCGGTTTCACGTGATCTTTTTGCCAAGGGCTGGACCTTTGGTAAAAAAGTATACATTAAGTCCTTAGGAATCTTTACCATTGAGGATCTTATGGCAAAGCGTAAAAAGAACCAACTAGACGTGTTCATTCCTGAAACAACAAAGGCACTCACCTTTGGCAGAAGAAATCTTGAAGCCTACTTACTCGCACCTACACCAGTACCAGAAGAAACTTACACACAACTCTACCATCCTCCTCACAAAAGTGTTCTTCTTGCTACCGAAGATATATGCAGACGCACGACCCACCCCACGTTCACACGCCCAAATTGA
- the ybeY gene encoding rRNA maturation RNase YbeY, translated as MITVKKSQSVDWLLPFSCTELTRVMNAMLSAIGHEGKDVEINLVDDATVADLNSSFLQCDGPTNILSFPSTEDGSAQNIGWLALSMDTLERECFLYGQDRTEHALRLIAHGMLHLAGYDHGEEMFALTDVAVNAGLAATR; from the coding sequence ATGATTACAGTAAAAAAAAGCCAGTCTGTTGACTGGCTTCTTCCCTTTTCATGCACTGAACTTACTCGTGTAATGAATGCTATGCTTTCCGCCATCGGACATGAAGGAAAAGATGTTGAAATCAACTTGGTGGATGACGCCACCGTTGCAGATTTAAACTCATCCTTCCTCCAATGTGATGGCCCGACTAACATTCTGTCATTCCCTTCAACAGAAGATGGCAGCGCACAAAACATAGGGTGGCTTGCCCTGTCTATGGATACGCTGGAGCGAGAATGTTTTTTGTATGGACAAGACAGGACAGAACATGCACTGCGCCTTATTGCCCACGGGATGCTGCACTTGGCAGGTTACGATCATGGAGAAGAAATGTTTGCGCTAACCGACGTCGCTGTCAATGCAGGGCTTGCTGCTACCAGATAG